A window of the Polaribacter batillariae genome harbors these coding sequences:
- a CDS encoding PhnA domain-containing protein — protein sequence MSLQQDLENRSGAKCELCAATNNLAVYEVKPTSTGGVDGSLLACETCIDQIENPENTDVNHWRCLNDAMWSEFRAVKVVAWRMLSRLKNEGWPKDLLDMMYLEDDDVRFAKESGDHLDESEKIIHRDANGAILQAGDSVVLIKDLKVKGSSMVAKQGTAVRRISLDHENEKYIEGRVGSTQIVIITDYVKKMADKE from the coding sequence ATGAGCTTACAACAAGATTTAGAAAACAGAAGTGGAGCTAAATGCGAACTCTGTGCTGCAACCAATAATTTAGCTGTTTACGAAGTAAAACCAACATCTACAGGTGGTGTTGATGGTAGTTTGTTGGCTTGTGAAACTTGTATCGATCAAATTGAAAATCCAGAAAATACAGATGTAAATCATTGGCGTTGTTTAAACGATGCTATGTGGAGCGAATTTAGAGCTGTAAAAGTAGTTGCTTGGAGAATGTTATCTCGTTTAAAAAACGAAGGTTGGCCAAAAGATTTGTTAGACATGATGTATTTAGAAGATGATGATGTACGTTTCGCAAAAGAATCTGGAGATCATTTAGACGAAAGCGAAAAAATAATTCACAGAGATGCCAATGGCGCTATTTTACAAGCAGGAGATTCTGTAGTTTTAATCAAAGATTTAAAAGTAAAAGGCTCTAGTATGGTTGCCAAACAAGGAACTGCAGTTCGCAGAATTTCATTAGACCACGAAAATGAAAAATATATTGAAGGTAGAGTAGGCTCAACTCAAATTGTAATTATTACAGATTATGTAAAAAAAATGGCTGATAAAGAATAG
- a CDS encoding 5-formyltetrahydrofolate cyclo-ligase, with translation MFKKELRKIYKAKRKELSPNQKLEMEQEIYNQIFELNFSEIQVVHLFLTIRKYDEINTQPIINFLNKNNKTIVVSKCDFDNNTLQHFILDKNTQLEVNSWGIPEPVNAKEIHPKEIDLVFVPMLISDENNYRVGYGKGFYDGFLAECKPTVKTIGINFFKPISKIKDIHKFDVALNQIIYPKK, from the coding sequence ATGTTTAAAAAAGAACTTCGAAAAATATATAAAGCAAAAAGAAAAGAATTATCTCCAAATCAAAAATTAGAAATGGAGCAAGAAATTTACAATCAAATTTTTGAATTGAATTTTTCTGAAATACAGGTTGTTCATCTTTTTTTAACTATCAGAAAATACGATGAAATTAACACACAACCCATTATCAATTTTTTAAATAAAAATAACAAAACAATCGTAGTGAGTAAATGCGATTTCGATAACAATACATTACAACATTTTATTCTCGATAAAAACACCCAATTAGAAGTTAATTCTTGGGGAATTCCAGAGCCTGTAAATGCAAAAGAAATACACCCCAAAGAAATAGATTTAGTTTTTGTGCCTATGCTAATTTCTGATGAAAATAACTACAGAGTTGGCTATGGAAAAGGATTTTACGATGGTTTTTTAGCCGAATGCAAACCTACCGTAAAAACAATTGGAATTAATTTTTTTAAACCGATTTCAAAAATTAAAGATATTCATAAATTTGATGTAGCTTTGAACCAAATTATTTACCCAAAGAAATGA